Proteins found in one Pseudomonadota bacterium genomic segment:
- a CDS encoding LacI family DNA-binding transcriptional regulator, with translation MNGLKTQEVVPTLRDVAKLAGVSTKTASRVANGERGVRASTQSRVQRAIDLLDYKANPYAIYLRSLRENASQTARHR, from the coding sequence ATGAACGGTTTGAAAACACAGGAAGTTGTTCCGACTCTGAGGGACGTTGCAAAGCTCGCGGGCGTGTCGACCAAAACGGCATCGCGCGTGGCGAACGGCGAGCGAGGCGTGCGCGCCAGCACTCAGTCACGCGTACAGCGCGCGATTGATTTGCTCGATTACAAAGCCAATCCCTACGCGATTTATCTTCGCTCGCTTCGCGAGAACGCCAGTCAGACCGCCCGTCACCGCTAG
- a CDS encoding LysR substrate-binding domain-containing protein, with the protein MPNRAKHRKQLSLRGLRTFCVAGKHLSFRIASEELHITASAVSRQIKALEQEVGRPLFDRSNPSLTFTEDGERLFDSVNHLITELDTVTAHFRNRQQRDLLRISVQPFFSSELLVPRLADFTLNYPHIDIHLDSTDEDAERHPVEADVSIRIFKRAPAGMAADAFLPLRQVPACSPDLYKKLVDTEGRVVQSFPILKHSSRTDDWDRWCEDSGVALPAPTTTLTLDSTVALVSAAERGVGVTLAPIPAANERFDQGHLKRLYVHEVQTPYRYYFVSTRQAARTEAVRAFRRWTLDTFAGLR; encoded by the coding sequence ATGCCGAATCGGGCCAAACATCGAAAACAGCTTTCGCTAAGAGGGTTGCGCACGTTTTGCGTGGCCGGTAAACATTTGAGTTTCCGAATAGCCAGCGAAGAGCTGCACATCACGGCGTCGGCGGTGAGTCGACAAATCAAAGCGCTAGAGCAGGAAGTAGGGCGACCGTTATTTGATCGCAGCAATCCGTCACTCACGTTCACCGAAGATGGTGAACGACTATTCGATAGCGTGAACCATCTCATCACGGAGCTCGATACGGTGACGGCCCACTTTCGCAATCGACAGCAGCGTGATCTGCTTCGAATTTCGGTGCAGCCATTTTTTTCCAGCGAATTGCTGGTGCCGAGACTGGCCGACTTTACGCTGAATTACCCACATATCGACATACACCTGGATTCCACCGATGAAGATGCCGAGCGCCATCCGGTAGAGGCGGATGTGTCCATTCGCATTTTTAAGCGCGCGCCGGCGGGCATGGCAGCGGATGCGTTTTTACCCTTGCGACAGGTACCGGCCTGTTCGCCTGACTTGTATAAAAAACTGGTGGATACAGAAGGCCGCGTTGTGCAGTCGTTTCCGATTTTGAAACACAGTAGCCGCACGGACGATTGGGATCGGTGGTGCGAGGATTCCGGTGTTGCCCTCCCAGCGCCGACTACCACCTTGACCTTAGATTCTACGGTGGCCCTGGTGAGTGCCGCCGAACGTGGTGTGGGCGTAACGCTTGCCCCGATTCCAGCGGCCAATGAGCGATTTGATCAGGGTCACTTGAAGCGTCTCTACGTGCACGAGGTGCAAACCCCATATCGGTATTACTTTGTCAGTACTCGACAGGCTGCACGCACCGAAGCGGTGCGAGCGTTTCGTCGCTGGACGCTCGATACGTTTGCCGGGCTCAGGTGA
- a CDS encoding EAL domain-containing protein translates to MKDNNNRILSVIDGRDSPSVQETCTQNSVTEDLMDEMRVATWHWNSELEIGHWVPTQPDWLPPQALTDADSFVRHLHVHDQEFFATALNDREQTSFETQARLIADQDERWLHIHGRRDPEQPELIVLAIRDATAVKSLQRTLQAQIRRHQEMVRDTEAIAFEFELPGWNVKHIDRQIESLLGYPTADWLRRGEFLKENVFTDDWPQFDELAGADNDNSDRYTFEFRIRTASGELRWLRIAGRRIPAGKRSPPRVRGVLQDVSESRLAIEAQQVSEKQLSMLYDQNPSMFFSMDGDGIILSVNRYGAEHLGYRPEELIGQKAHRLHLPSQRSAMRERFNDCVNANGEVRHWETCLLRADETPLWVRVAARATGKGQRSGVLAVCEDITEARALSDQLEYQSRYDLLTGLANRSNFEQCLSDALKSAKEHQWEHVLCYIDVDQFKIINDTCGHSAGDQMLRRVGHMLSKYLREEDMLARLGGDEFGILFHRCDIDNARRRAEEINQYLASQRFKWGENNFRITASVGMVAINSRSESAEHVLSVADTACFAAKDLGRNRVYCSTEEDDDEITRRHGEMSWIARLQSALDDDGFEVYSQLIHPLDGDLSRGHSIEVLLRLKDYQGDVILPERFIRAAENYHIATRLDHWVCERVVRYFDEHLEQLDDLNFICVNLSAQSVTDKEFQASLIQMLEGRHATAQKLCFEITENGVIENIDAATEFIASLKALGCRFALDDFGSGVSSFAYLKNLEVDIVKIDGMFVKHINDDSIDRALVGSINDIGHAMGKQTIAEYVEDEDTQRCLKQLGVDFAQGFHIHKPEPMAEQMSALADRRSAKS, encoded by the coding sequence ATGAAAGACAATAACAACCGCATCTTGAGTGTCATTGACGGCCGCGATTCGCCGAGTGTGCAAGAAACTTGCACCCAAAATTCAGTGACCGAAGACCTGATGGACGAGATGCGAGTGGCCACCTGGCACTGGAACAGCGAACTGGAAATCGGGCATTGGGTGCCCACGCAACCCGACTGGTTGCCACCCCAAGCACTCACCGACGCCGATTCGTTTGTCCGTCACCTTCACGTTCACGACCAAGAGTTTTTCGCAACCGCGTTGAACGACCGTGAACAGACCTCATTTGAAACGCAGGCTCGCCTCATCGCTGATCAGGATGAACGTTGGCTGCACATTCATGGACGCCGAGATCCCGAGCAACCTGAGCTCATCGTGCTCGCCATTCGCGACGCCACGGCGGTCAAAAGTCTACAGCGTACACTTCAAGCGCAAATCCGGCGCCATCAAGAAATGGTGCGCGACACCGAAGCCATCGCCTTTGAGTTTGAGCTGCCCGGCTGGAACGTCAAACACATCGACCGTCAAATCGAGAGCCTGTTGGGATACCCAACGGCGGATTGGTTACGCCGCGGCGAATTTCTCAAAGAGAACGTGTTCACTGACGACTGGCCTCAATTTGATGAATTAGCGGGTGCCGACAACGACAACTCCGACCGGTACACCTTTGAGTTTCGCATCCGCACCGCCAGTGGCGAATTACGCTGGCTGCGCATCGCCGGGCGTCGCATTCCGGCTGGCAAACGTTCACCACCCCGCGTGCGCGGCGTCCTACAAGATGTGTCGGAGTCGCGTTTGGCAATCGAAGCGCAACAGGTGAGCGAAAAACAGCTCAGCATGCTCTACGACCAGAACCCATCGATGTTTTTCAGCATGGATGGCGACGGCATCATTCTGTCGGTCAATCGCTATGGCGCTGAACACCTCGGCTATCGCCCAGAAGAGTTAATCGGACAAAAGGCCCACCGGCTTCACCTGCCATCCCAACGTAGCGCCATGCGTGAGCGTTTCAACGATTGTGTCAACGCCAATGGTGAAGTCCGTCATTGGGAAACTTGCTTGTTGCGTGCGGATGAAACCCCCCTCTGGGTACGTGTGGCGGCGCGTGCAACCGGCAAGGGTCAACGATCGGGCGTGCTGGCCGTTTGTGAGGACATCACCGAAGCCCGCGCGCTCTCCGATCAGCTAGAGTATCAAAGCCGCTATGACCTGCTGACCGGACTGGCGAATCGCAGCAACTTTGAGCAGTGCCTGAGCGATGCGCTCAAATCGGCCAAAGAACATCAATGGGAGCACGTGTTGTGCTACATCGACGTCGACCAGTTCAAAATTATTAACGATACGTGTGGCCACAGCGCCGGCGATCAGATGCTCCGCCGGGTCGGACACATGCTGTCGAAGTATCTTCGAGAAGAGGACATGCTGGCGCGTCTGGGTGGTGATGAGTTTGGCATTCTTTTCCATCGCTGCGACATTGACAACGCGCGGCGACGAGCCGAAGAAATCAACCAATATCTGGCCAGTCAACGTTTCAAATGGGGCGAAAACAACTTTAGGATCACCGCGAGTGTCGGCATGGTCGCCATCAACTCGCGCAGCGAGAGCGCTGAACACGTACTGAGTGTTGCTGACACGGCCTGTTTCGCGGCGAAAGACCTGGGCCGAAACCGCGTGTACTGCTCCACCGAAGAGGACGACGACGAAATCACCCGCCGACACGGCGAAATGAGCTGGATTGCGCGACTCCAATCCGCGCTCGACGACGACGGCTTCGAAGTATATAGCCAACTTATCCATCCGCTTGATGGTGATCTATCGCGAGGGCACTCAATCGAAGTGCTTTTGCGACTCAAGGATTATCAAGGCGATGTCATTTTGCCCGAGCGCTTTATTCGAGCCGCGGAGAACTACCATATCGCGACCCGCCTGGATCACTGGGTATGCGAACGTGTCGTTCGGTATTTCGACGAACATCTTGAGCAACTTGACGATCTCAACTTTATCTGTGTCAATCTGTCGGCGCAGTCGGTCACCGATAAAGAATTTCAAGCCAGTCTCATACAGATGCTGGAAGGCCGCCACGCCACCGCGCAAAAACTCTGCTTTGAAATCACCGAAAACGGCGTCATTGAAAATATCGACGCGGCCACCGAGTTTATCGCCAGCCTTAAAGCACTCGGCTGCCGTTTTGCGCTCGATGATTTTGGCAGTGGTGTGTCGTCATTCGCGTACCTGAAAAATCTCGAAGTCGACATCGTCAAAATCGATGGCATGTTCGTCAAGCACATTAATGACGACTCCATTGACCGCGCGTTGGTGGGGTCGATTAACGACATCGGTCACGCCATGGGCAAACAGACCATCGCTGAGTACGTTGAAGATGAGGATACGCAGCGCTGTCTGAAACAACTCGGCGTTGATTTTGCACAGGGGTTCCATATTCACAAGCCGGAACCCATGGCCGAGCAGATGAGCGCCTTGGCCGATCGGCGCTCAGCCAAATCGTAG
- a CDS encoding thrombospondin type 3 repeat-containing protein, with product MQLWLLKGALIVWVMVTIVFSGSTYAQDAYLHFESGHVRPMSMSPDGTTLAVVNTSDNHVELFSLRTDGLVHTRSVPVGMEPVTAVFRTNTELWVVNHLSDSVSIVDLSGSPRVRQTLLVGDEPRDLVFSGNNRAFITTAHRGQHRTHPSIAAVDGAGDPQLTTASIPRADVWVFDALNPGTALGGLPLEIVELFGDSPRALAVSPDGNTVYAAVFMSGNQTAVVNEGVVCNGFGASPCNGDGITSPNGLAGGQMPGGMPGPSTDVHGDNAPETSLIVKYDPASGEWRDELDRNWSNGIRFTLPDYDVFEIDASTLEETNSHSGVGTNLFNMAVNPVNGDVYVSNTEAINEVRFEGSGVFGGSTVQGNLAQSRITLLTSTGMITRHLNSHIDYSVLPAPAGTAMHSLATPTEMVFSADGTKLYLAAFGSSKIGVFDTSSLVDGTFDPTTASSNYLDVPGGPSGVVLDEGRNRLYVTSRYENAVVAIDLASGNTIAQRALHNPEPAAVIEGRPFLYEGGLSSSNGEAACASCHLFGDMDGLAWDLGNPDDEVIDNPAQVNLQALVELLNQASPSINGTGSMNQLHPMKGPMTTQTLRGMSNSGAMHWRGDRAVGVFGTDATNEVISFLNFNVAFPGLLGRETPLEVADMTKFTNFALAMILPPNPVRALDNTLNANEQAGQNFYLGTRRSDGAPFDFTGEQDGFTCDGCHELNPALGRFGTSTAASFEGEEQIFKIPHLRNMYHKVGMFGMPQADFFRPADTSHQGDQVRGTGFLHDGSTDTLFRFFSATVFQSAVNNTVGFENDQSRSDMVDYMMAFDTDLAPIVGQQMTLTSTSNADALARVDILLARAGATFVSEILGGTTTEADIVVHGAINGITVRYARQADGTFLPDSGGVAISATALRDQLQSADDRLTYTALPPGYATRAGIDRDLDGVLDATDNCPANANAAQTDGDGDGIGDACDNCTTSGNASQLDTNGDGFGNQCDADLDNNNVVNFLDLALLQNEIFQTGELDADLNGDGAVNFLDVALFGAQFLGTPGPSAIN from the coding sequence ATGCAGCTTTGGCTATTGAAGGGCGCGTTGATCGTGTGGGTGATGGTGACGATCGTTTTTTCAGGTTCGACGTACGCGCAAGACGCGTATCTTCATTTCGAAAGCGGTCATGTGCGACCCATGTCGATGTCGCCCGATGGGACGACACTTGCGGTGGTCAACACCTCCGACAATCATGTTGAGCTGTTTTCATTGCGCACCGACGGTCTGGTACACACACGCTCGGTGCCGGTCGGCATGGAGCCCGTGACCGCTGTGTTTCGGACCAACACGGAACTGTGGGTGGTCAACCATCTCTCCGACAGTGTCAGCATCGTCGACCTTAGCGGCTCACCCCGCGTGCGCCAAACGCTGCTGGTGGGAGACGAACCACGGGATTTGGTCTTCAGCGGAAACAATCGCGCGTTTATTACCACCGCGCACCGCGGACAGCACCGCACCCATCCGTCGATTGCCGCAGTAGACGGTGCTGGCGACCCACAGCTCACGACAGCGAGCATACCGCGCGCGGATGTGTGGGTGTTTGATGCACTGAATCCAGGCACAGCGCTGGGCGGCCTGCCGCTCGAAATCGTCGAGTTGTTTGGTGATTCGCCGCGAGCGCTCGCGGTCAGTCCCGATGGCAACACCGTATACGCCGCTGTGTTCATGTCCGGAAACCAAACCGCGGTCGTGAATGAAGGCGTCGTGTGCAATGGCTTTGGCGCGTCACCCTGTAATGGTGACGGCATTACGTCACCAAACGGCCTAGCCGGCGGACAAATGCCCGGCGGCATGCCCGGCCCGAGCACAGATGTCCACGGCGACAACGCTCCGGAAACGAGCCTCATTGTAAAGTACGACCCGGCCAGCGGCGAATGGCGTGACGAACTCGATCGCAACTGGAGCAATGGTATTCGCTTCACCTTGCCCGACTACGATGTGTTTGAAATCGATGCGTCGACGCTCGAAGAAACCAATAGCCACTCGGGTGTCGGCACGAACTTGTTTAACATGGCGGTCAATCCAGTCAACGGTGACGTCTATGTCAGCAACACCGAAGCGATCAATGAAGTGCGCTTCGAGGGCTCGGGCGTGTTTGGCGGATCAACCGTGCAGGGAAATTTGGCGCAATCGCGCATCACCCTACTGACCTCCACGGGCATGATCACTCGTCATTTAAACAGCCATATCGATTACTCGGTGCTCCCGGCTCCAGCGGGTACGGCAATGCATTCGCTGGCAACCCCCACCGAGATGGTGTTCAGCGCCGACGGTACCAAGCTCTATCTGGCGGCATTTGGCTCGTCCAAAATCGGTGTGTTTGACACCAGCTCGCTGGTTGATGGCACCTTCGATCCCACTACTGCCAGCAGCAACTATCTTGATGTGCCCGGCGGTCCGTCAGGCGTTGTGCTCGACGAGGGACGCAACCGACTCTACGTCACATCTCGCTATGAGAACGCAGTGGTCGCGATCGATTTGGCCAGTGGCAACACCATTGCGCAGCGTGCTCTGCACAATCCCGAACCAGCAGCCGTTATCGAAGGCCGACCCTTTTTGTACGAAGGTGGCTTGAGCTCTTCAAATGGCGAAGCCGCCTGCGCAAGCTGCCACTTGTTTGGCGATATGGACGGCCTCGCGTGGGATCTGGGTAATCCCGACGACGAAGTGATCGATAACCCCGCACAAGTCAATCTGCAGGCTCTGGTTGAGTTGCTGAATCAAGCGTCACCCTCGATCAATGGCACCGGCAGTATGAATCAGCTTCACCCCATGAAAGGGCCAATGACCACGCAAACTCTGCGCGGCATGTCCAACTCAGGTGCGATGCATTGGCGCGGCGATCGCGCGGTGGGGGTGTTTGGCACCGATGCCACGAATGAAGTGATCTCGTTCCTCAATTTCAACGTTGCGTTTCCGGGGCTGCTGGGTCGAGAGACGCCACTCGAGGTGGCGGATATGACCAAGTTCACCAACTTTGCGCTGGCGATGATACTCCCGCCCAACCCGGTTCGCGCCCTGGACAATACACTCAACGCGAACGAACAGGCCGGACAGAATTTTTATCTTGGCACGCGTCGCTCCGACGGCGCGCCGTTTGATTTTACGGGCGAACAAGATGGGTTTACGTGCGACGGCTGCCACGAGCTCAATCCGGCACTCGGACGATTCGGCACGTCAACCGCGGCAAGTTTTGAGGGTGAAGAACAAATTTTCAAGATTCCTCATTTGCGCAACATGTATCACAAGGTCGGTATGTTCGGTATGCCACAGGCCGATTTTTTCCGGCCGGCCGATACCAGCCACCAGGGCGATCAGGTGCGAGGCACCGGCTTTTTGCATGACGGCAGCACCGACACGTTGTTTCGTTTCTTCAGTGCCACCGTGTTTCAAAGCGCGGTCAACAACACGGTCGGATTTGAAAACGACCAGTCGCGAAGTGATATGGTCGACTATATGATGGCCTTTGATACCGACCTCGCACCCATTGTCGGCCAACAAATGACGCTCACCAGTACGAGCAATGCTGACGCGTTAGCGCGCGTCGATATACTGCTCGCTCGGGCTGGGGCCACGTTTGTGTCGGAGATTCTCGGCGGCACGACCACCGAAGCGGATATAGTCGTACATGGCGCGATTAACGGCATCACCGTGCGCTATGCTCGTCAAGCCGACGGCACCTTTCTACCCGATAGTGGTGGCGTCGCCATCAGCGCAACCGCACTGCGTGATCAGCTGCAAAGCGCCGACGACCGACTCACCTACACCGCGCTTCCACCCGGCTACGCGACGCGTGCTGGCATTGACCGCGATCTAGACGGTGTGCTCGATGCGACCGACAATTGCCCCGCTAACGCCAACGCAGCGCAAACGGACGGCGATGGCGATGGCATTGGCGACGCGTGCGACAACTGCACGACGAGCGGCAATGCCAGCCAGCTCGACACGAACGGCGATGGCTTCGGTAATCAGTGCGACGCCGACTTGGACAATAATAATGTGGTGAATTTCCTCGATCTGGCATTGTTGCAAAACGAGATTTTCCAAACGGGTGAGCTGGACGCGGATCTCAATGGCGATGGCGCCGTCAATTTCCTTGATGTCGCGTTATTTGGCGCCCAGTTCCTCGGCACACCCGGACCCAGTGCCATCAACTAA
- a CDS encoding BlaI/MecI/CopY family transcriptional regulator has protein sequence MTNLNEPLAPKPTPAELVILGVLWDHGPATVRAVHEAMPGNNASGYTTILKLLQIMHRKGLVVRDDSRRAHVYRPVSSRVSVQNQLTSDLVQRAFDGSASKLVVQALGSAQSASREELDKIRSLLDQLEAQNAES, from the coding sequence ATGACAAACCTCAATGAGCCGCTGGCACCGAAGCCGACTCCCGCTGAACTGGTCATTCTGGGCGTGCTGTGGGATCACGGACCCGCGACGGTCAGAGCGGTGCATGAAGCGATGCCGGGCAACAACGCGAGCGGTTACACCACCATTTTGAAGTTGCTCCAGATCATGCATCGCAAAGGGTTGGTCGTGCGGGATGACTCGCGGCGTGCCCACGTCTATCGACCCGTCTCGAGTCGGGTGAGCGTGCAGAATCAACTCACATCCGATCTGGTGCAGCGCGCCTTCGACGGCTCGGCGTCAAAATTGGTGGTTCAGGCACTGGGTTCGGCGCAGTCCGCCAGTCGAGAAGAGCTCGATAAGATTCGGTCCTTGCTCGATCAACTCGAGGCGCAAAACGCCGAGTCTTAA
- a CDS encoding GGDEF domain-containing protein codes for MSRPDFTRSDPDDRTVVAVRPTHFTHLGDNRPYLSVVHPREKAGRYAITPNGLVIGRGRHVDVQLEGSQVSRQHCRVRLTDSGIIAEDLGSTNGTHVNGDAISSCVLDPSARMKIGNFLLRVEYRARVEIHAEKQLEAAALTDELTGLHNRRWFFGKSASVLASMRESDQPLTMVMIDIDHFKLINDNLGHAAGDHVLREVANTLSAQRREKDLLARFGGEEFVMLLTNTGATDALVFCDRLCEAVAKTTIMHNGKPLHAQVSVGTWTQPGNRISSVEQAIGGADSAMYRAKRAGRNRVSD; via the coding sequence ATGTCACGGCCAGATTTTACACGCTCGGATCCGGATGATCGCACTGTTGTCGCAGTGCGACCGACGCATTTCACCCATCTGGGTGATAATCGCCCGTACCTCAGTGTGGTCCATCCGCGTGAGAAAGCCGGGCGTTATGCCATTACGCCCAATGGTCTGGTGATTGGTCGCGGTCGTCATGTGGATGTGCAGCTGGAAGGGTCGCAGGTGTCACGGCAGCACTGCCGGGTGAGACTCACCGACAGCGGCATCATCGCGGAAGATCTGGGCTCTACCAACGGCACTCACGTCAATGGCGACGCGATTTCAAGTTGCGTATTGGATCCTTCGGCGCGAATGAAAATAGGTAATTTCTTGCTCCGCGTGGAATACCGTGCGCGCGTCGAGATTCACGCTGAAAAACAGCTGGAAGCGGCTGCGCTTACCGACGAACTGACCGGGCTCCATAACCGTCGTTGGTTTTTCGGCAAGAGCGCGTCGGTGCTGGCATCAATGCGCGAATCAGATCAGCCGCTGACGATGGTGATGATCGATATCGATCACTTCAAACTCATTAACGACAACCTCGGTCATGCTGCCGGTGATCATGTATTACGAGAAGTGGCGAACACCCTGTCGGCGCAGCGTCGTGAGAAGGATCTACTCGCACGTTTTGGCGGCGAGGAGTTCGTAATGTTGCTCACGAATACGGGCGCTACCGATGCACTGGTGTTCTGCGATCGCCTCTGCGAAGCGGTGGCAAAAACCACGATCATGCACAACGGCAAGCCGCTTCATGCTCAGGTGTCCGTCGGCACCTGGACACAGCCTGGCAATCGCATCTCCTCGGTCGAACAGGCGATCGGTGGCGCTGATTCGGCGATGTATCGTGCCAAGCGCGCGGGTCGCAATCGCGTGAGTGACTGA
- a CDS encoding M56 family metallopeptidase: MPLSFEQVINALGWTLLHSVWQGLIIGVLFALSKVAVGNATPIVRHSNALGWLLLLMGLPLLTFGSLLFTLPVAESTAAATGYLATWSTSPSSFDGSLMSWVCAFWLAGVAASGWRVAGDWRRLQRQTIANSWSIPALAESFEHVRRAMGIRVPVALVESAAASVPMLVGVVKPLVVIPSSALLGLSVRELELIIAHELAHFRRKDHMINYVLVSAETVLFFHPVVFVLTRTIRHERELCCDDIVISTFNERVCYAHALSKLETLRQHEAPTWRLAATDGPLVTRIARMVTRRRHQRWGFMPAVALRLTAAAVALVALHLAHVSPDETRAAAVTMTDAPSRAVTRLEPIRLAHYPRRPVSADAISNLTFALTAQAQPSPSRSQPRGVSTEKERANELSATGRLALPPTFSAPISNAEMAASERIANRSDRLRASAESGHETVRAATLARGRDALPKHQSATTTATGGSVNEDVTGGLVASSVDMMALHSFDPGAGEFGLSALPAYHTAISPVGRMAAERPAEVITGGALIHSVTPRYPTRARARGYMDKVVVSIQVDATGKVNDVSVLNRDSRPMFQRAVMRAVSKWRFEPLLRNGEPIEQTVEQSFNFQLQPDGRSRGRHSV, translated from the coding sequence ATGCCACTGTCCTTTGAACAGGTGATCAACGCGCTCGGATGGACTCTGCTGCATTCAGTGTGGCAAGGCCTCATTATTGGCGTGCTGTTCGCGCTGTCCAAAGTCGCTGTCGGCAACGCCACGCCGATCGTACGACACAGTAACGCGCTGGGCTGGCTGTTGCTGTTGATGGGATTGCCGCTGCTCACCTTCGGTTCACTGCTGTTCACGCTGCCGGTGGCGGAGAGCACCGCTGCCGCAACCGGTTATTTGGCGACGTGGTCGACAAGCCCGTCATCGTTCGATGGGTCGCTGATGTCCTGGGTCTGTGCGTTTTGGCTGGCCGGAGTGGCGGCATCGGGGTGGCGCGTGGCTGGCGATTGGCGGCGGCTTCAACGGCAAACCATCGCGAATAGTTGGTCGATTCCGGCCTTGGCTGAGTCGTTTGAGCATGTGCGTCGCGCGATGGGTATTCGTGTGCCGGTGGCGCTGGTTGAGTCGGCGGCGGCATCGGTGCCGATGTTGGTGGGTGTCGTCAAGCCGCTTGTGGTCATACCGAGTAGCGCGTTGTTGGGGTTGTCCGTGCGCGAACTCGAACTCATCATCGCGCATGAGCTGGCGCATTTTCGGCGCAAAGACCACATGATTAACTATGTGCTTGTCTCGGCGGAAACCGTTCTGTTTTTCCACCCGGTGGTGTTTGTACTCACGCGTACGATTCGCCATGAACGCGAGCTGTGCTGCGACGATATCGTCATTTCAACGTTCAACGAGCGGGTGTGCTATGCCCATGCCTTGAGCAAACTCGAAACGCTTCGTCAGCATGAGGCACCGACCTGGCGGTTGGCGGCCACGGACGGGCCCTTGGTCACGCGCATTGCGCGCATGGTGACACGCCGACGTCACCAGCGTTGGGGTTTTATGCCCGCCGTTGCGCTGCGCCTCACCGCGGCGGCTGTGGCGCTCGTCGCGCTGCATTTGGCGCATGTGTCGCCGGATGAGACGCGCGCTGCGGCGGTAACGATGACGGATGCCCCCTCGCGTGCGGTCACTCGACTCGAACCGATCCGACTCGCGCACTATCCTCGCCGCCCCGTCAGTGCGGACGCGATCTCAAACCTCACCTTTGCGCTCACCGCGCAAGCGCAACCATCGCCTTCGCGGTCTCAACCCCGCGGCGTTTCGACCGAGAAAGAGCGTGCCAACGAATTGAGCGCGACAGGGCGCCTTGCGCTGCCGCCAACCTTTAGTGCACCCATTTCTAATGCTGAAATGGCAGCGTCTGAGCGCATCGCAAATCGGTCCGATAGGTTGCGCGCGTCCGCCGAGAGCGGACACGAAACGGTGCGAGCGGCAACGCTTGCGCGTGGGCGCGATGCACTACCGAAGCATCAATCGGCGACGACGACTGCGACGGGTGGCTCAGTCAACGAGGACGTGACGGGTGGTTTGGTGGCATCGTCGGTCGACATGATGGCGTTGCATTCGTTTGATCCCGGCGCCGGTGAGTTTGGGCTGTCGGCGCTACCTGCCTATCACACAGCAATCTCTCCGGTAGGGCGGATGGCCGCCGAACGGCCTGCCGAAGTCATAACAGGTGGTGCGTTGATTCACAGCGTGACACCCCGGTATCCCACTCGCGCTCGCGCTCGCGGTTACATGGATAAAGTGGTTGTGTCGATTCAAGTGGATGCTACGGGCAAGGTCAATGACGTGTCGGTACTCAATCGCGATTCGCGGCCGATGTTTCAGCGGGCGGTGATGCGCGCGGTGTCGAAGTGGCGATTTGAGCCTCTTTTGCGAAACGGAGAGCCCATCGAACAGACCGTGGAGCAGTCGTTCAATTTTCAGCTTCAACCGGACGGGCGCAGTCGGGGGCGACACTCGGTCTAA